A window from Moritella yayanosii encodes these proteins:
- the rlmE gene encoding 23S rRNA (uridine(2552)-2'-O)-methyltransferase RlmE has protein sequence MTPTPKKKSTQKGSSKNWLQEHHNDKYVKDAKKQGLRSRAIFKLEEIQAKDKLLQPGMNIVDLGAAPGGWSQLAVKHLGAKGRVIACDILPMDPIAGVDFLQGDFRDEKVLSALLAKVGDGQIDVVVSDMAPNMSGNIGVDQPASMYLVELALEMCREVLKPNGSFVVKVFQGEGFEQYMKDVRSMFNVVKTRKPDSSRARSREVFIVAKGYKG, from the coding sequence ATGACCCCGACACCGAAGAAAAAAAGTACCCAAAAAGGCAGTTCTAAAAATTGGTTGCAAGAGCATCACAACGATAAATATGTTAAAGATGCTAAAAAACAAGGGTTGCGTTCACGTGCGATTTTTAAGCTTGAAGAAATCCAAGCAAAAGATAAGTTATTACAACCGGGTATGAATATTGTTGACCTTGGTGCTGCTCCTGGTGGTTGGTCACAATTGGCTGTTAAGCACTTAGGTGCTAAAGGTCGTGTTATTGCATGTGATATTTTACCTATGGATCCAATTGCAGGGGTTGATTTTTTGCAAGGTGATTTTCGAGATGAAAAAGTACTATCAGCATTGCTGGCGAAAGTAGGTGATGGCCAGATTGATGTGGTTGTTTCTGATATGGCACCCAATATGAGTGGTAATATCGGTGTTGACCAGCCTGCTTCAATGTACTTGGTCGAGCTTGCATTGGAAATGTGTCGTGAAGTACTTAAACCAAATGGCAGTTTTGTGGTCAAAGTATTTCAAGGTGAAGGTTTTGAGCAATACATGAAAGATGTACGTAGTATGTTTAATGTCGTTAAAACGAGAAAACCGGATTCATCACGTGCTCGTTCACGTGAAGTTTTCATCGTTGCGAAAGGTTACAAAGGCTAA
- the ftsH gene encoding ATP-dependent zinc metalloprotease FtsH — MAKNLILWLVIAVVLMSVFQSFGPNESSSNQLDYSSFVQQVRNKQVNEVKINGRTIRGITQGGQKFVTFLPAEDPQLLNDLLNNNVKVFGEPEEEASLLTSIFISWFPMLLLIGVWVFFMRQMQGGGGKGAMSFGKSKARLMSEGQIKTTFADVAGCDEAKEEVAELVDYLKDPSRFQKLGGKIPTGILLVGAPGTGKTLLAKAIAGEAKVPFFTISGSDFVEMFVGVGASRVRDMFEQAKKASPCIIFIDEIDAVGRKRGSGMGGGHDEREQTLNQLLVEMDGFEGNEGVIVIAATNRPDVLDPALLRPGRFDRQVTVGLPDIRGREQILKVHMRKVPINDDVEIVLIARGTPGFSGAELANLVNEAALFAARHNKRTVAMAEFEKAKDKILMGAERKSMVMSEEEKTMTAYHEAGHAIVGRLVPDHDPVYKVSIIPRGRALGVTMYLPKQDRLSHSKRHLESMISSLYGGRIAEEIIFGKDRVSTGASNDIERATDISRKMVTQWGLSEKLGPMKFAEEPGEIFLGGGGTQQTSMSDDTAKLIDDEIRYLVESNYKRAHQLLSDNIDILHSMKDALMKYETIDAKQIDDLMDRVEVRAPADWGDGYGKMDNDSTKDSDSTKDVNKATNVDNKEDSEKESDKKDAE, encoded by the coding sequence ATGGCAAAAAATCTGATTTTATGGCTGGTTATTGCAGTCGTATTAATGTCAGTATTTCAGAGTTTCGGACCAAATGAGAGTTCAAGTAATCAGTTAGATTACAGTTCATTTGTGCAACAAGTTAGAAATAAACAAGTTAATGAAGTTAAGATCAACGGACGTACTATCCGTGGTATTACCCAAGGTGGACAGAAGTTCGTTACTTTCTTACCAGCGGAAGATCCACAGCTATTAAATGACCTGTTAAACAATAACGTTAAAGTATTTGGTGAGCCTGAAGAAGAAGCAAGTTTATTGACTTCTATCTTCATCTCTTGGTTCCCAATGCTATTACTGATCGGTGTTTGGGTATTCTTTATGCGTCAAATGCAAGGTGGCGGTGGTAAAGGCGCAATGTCATTCGGTAAAAGTAAAGCACGCTTAATGAGTGAAGGCCAAATTAAAACGACGTTTGCAGACGTTGCTGGTTGTGATGAAGCAAAAGAAGAAGTTGCTGAATTAGTGGATTACTTAAAAGATCCAAGTCGCTTCCAGAAACTCGGTGGTAAAATACCAACAGGTATCTTATTAGTTGGTGCTCCGGGTACAGGTAAAACGTTACTTGCTAAAGCCATTGCCGGTGAAGCCAAAGTACCATTTTTCACTATCTCAGGTTCTGATTTCGTTGAAATGTTTGTGGGTGTTGGTGCATCTCGTGTGCGTGACATGTTCGAACAAGCGAAAAAAGCATCACCTTGTATCATCTTTATCGATGAAATCGATGCTGTAGGCCGCAAACGTGGCTCTGGTATGGGTGGCGGTCATGATGAACGTGAGCAAACGCTAAACCAACTGCTGGTTGAAATGGATGGTTTTGAAGGTAATGAGGGTGTCATTGTTATTGCGGCGACTAACCGCCCAGACGTACTTGATCCTGCATTATTACGTCCTGGTCGTTTTGACCGTCAAGTAACGGTTGGTCTACCGGATATCCGTGGTCGTGAACAGATCTTGAAAGTCCATATGCGTAAAGTGCCAATCAACGATGATGTTGAAATTGTACTTATTGCGCGTGGCACACCGGGTTTCTCTGGTGCCGAACTGGCTAACTTAGTGAATGAAGCTGCACTATTTGCTGCACGTCATAATAAACGTACAGTAGCTATGGCTGAATTTGAAAAAGCCAAAGATAAGATCCTCATGGGTGCTGAGCGTAAGAGCATGGTAATGAGCGAAGAAGAGAAAACGATGACGGCTTATCATGAAGCGGGTCACGCTATTGTTGGTCGATTAGTACCGGATCATGATCCTGTTTATAAAGTCAGTATCATTCCACGTGGTCGTGCGTTAGGTGTGACTATGTACTTACCTAAACAAGATCGCCTTAGTCACTCGAAACGTCATTTAGAAAGCATGATCTCAAGCCTTTACGGTGGTCGTATTGCTGAAGAAATTATCTTTGGTAAAGACCGTGTATCAACGGGCGCATCCAATGATATTGAACGTGCCACGGATATTTCTCGTAAAATGGTCACGCAATGGGGTCTATCGGAAAAATTAGGTCCAATGAAATTTGCTGAAGAGCCGGGTGAAATTTTCCTCGGGGGTGGTGGCACTCAGCAGACAAGTATGTCTGATGATACCGCCAAACTGATTGACGATGAAATTCGTTATTTAGTTGAAAGCAACTATAAACGTGCGCATCAGCTATTATCAGACAATATTGATATTCTTCATTCAATGAAAGATGCATTAATGAAGTATGAAACGATTGATGCCAAGCAAATTGATGATCTAATGGACCGTGTTGAAGTGCGAGCGCCTGCAGATTGGGGTGACGGCTATGGTAAAATGGATAACGACAGTACTAAAGATAGCGACAGTACCAAAGACGTGAATAAAGCAACCAACGTTGATAATAAAGAAGATAGCGAAAAAGAAAGTGATAAAAAAGATGCAGAATAA
- the folP gene encoding dihydropteroate synthase: MQLPLTTISGRVKTLDLSQPVVMGILNVTPDSFSDGGQYHALDTAFEQAKKMVADGAKIIDVGGESTRPGACAVSLEEELSRVIPIIKRIATQLDVAISIDTSKAQVMRQAIAAGAHIINDVRALQEEGALQAAADLAVPVCIMHMQGQPSTMQDAPCYQNVTTEVVAFLQQRIDECVNAGIKREHIILDPGFGFGKTLEQNYQLLADTSVFHQFDLPVLIGVSRKSMIGNLLQCDDSQRLAGSLACATVAAIDGVQILRVHDVRATADVLAIVAQLAKHSVSKPVEII, translated from the coding sequence ATGCAATTACCATTAACGACTATTAGTGGCCGTGTTAAAACACTTGATCTAAGCCAGCCAGTGGTGATGGGTATTTTGAATGTAACACCAGACTCATTTTCTGATGGCGGTCAGTATCACGCGTTAGATACGGCATTCGAACAAGCAAAAAAGATGGTTGCTGATGGTGCTAAGATCATTGATGTTGGTGGTGAATCCACACGTCCTGGGGCCTGTGCTGTTAGTTTAGAAGAAGAGCTTTCTCGTGTTATTCCTATTATTAAGCGTATAGCCACACAGCTAGATGTGGCTATTTCAATTGATACCAGTAAAGCGCAAGTGATGCGTCAAGCCATTGCGGCGGGCGCACATATCATCAATGACGTGAGAGCGCTGCAGGAAGAGGGGGCATTACAAGCCGCTGCGGACCTTGCTGTGCCTGTGTGTATTATGCACATGCAAGGTCAGCCAAGTACCATGCAAGACGCACCGTGTTATCAAAATGTGACCACAGAAGTGGTGGCATTTTTACAGCAGCGTATTGATGAATGTGTGAATGCTGGTATTAAGCGTGAGCATATTATCCTCGATCCCGGCTTTGGGTTTGGTAAGACGTTAGAACAAAATTACCAATTACTGGCTGATACGTCGGTCTTTCATCAATTTGATCTACCTGTGTTGATTGGTGTTTCACGAAAGTCGATGATAGGTAATTTATTGCAGTGTGATGATTCACAGCGATTGGCGGGTAGTCTTGCCTGTGCAACCGTTGCGGCAATCGATGGTGTGCAAATATTACGTGTGCATGATGTGCGAGCAACCGCGGATGTTTTAGCTATCGTAGCCCAGCTTGCTAAACACAGTGTTAGCAAGCCTGTTGAAATAATTTAA
- the glmM gene encoding phosphoglucosamine mutase, translated as MSRKYFGTDGIRGLVGKTPITPEFALKLGWAAGKVLAKQGTRKVLIGKDTRISGYMLECALEAGLSAAGLDVAFMGPMPTPAVAYLTRTFRAEAGIVISASHNPYHDNGIKFFSANGTKLADEVELAIEAQLEKELICVESAELGKAVRIDDAAGRYIEYCKSTFPSRASLKGLKIVLDCAHGATYHIAPNVFTELGAEIITIGVEPNGLNINDGCGATAPEALVARVLAEKADLGVAYDGDGDRLMMVDHTGYVIDGDEVLYIIARDALRNGKLKGGVVGTLMTNMGLELALKSLGIPFARSAVGDRYVVEMMLEKGWRIGGENSGHIISLDHTTTGDGIVSSLLVLSALVNSGLTLKELRSGISKFPQVLVNVRFSGDSDPLLAESVQQAVKDVELELADRGRVLLRKSGTEPLIRVMVEGEDETHVLALANKIADAVKAML; from the coding sequence ATGTCAAGAAAGTATTTTGGTACTGATGGTATTCGCGGCCTTGTTGGTAAAACGCCAATTACACCTGAGTTTGCACTTAAACTAGGCTGGGCGGCTGGTAAGGTACTTGCAAAGCAAGGGACAAGGAAAGTACTGATCGGTAAAGATACCCGTATTTCAGGTTATATGCTGGAATGTGCGTTAGAAGCGGGTTTATCTGCGGCGGGGCTTGACGTCGCGTTTATGGGGCCAATGCCAACGCCAGCTGTGGCTTATTTAACGCGTACATTCCGTGCGGAAGCGGGGATTGTGATCAGTGCATCACATAATCCATATCACGATAACGGGATTAAGTTTTTTTCTGCCAACGGTACTAAGCTAGCGGATGAAGTGGAACTGGCGATTGAAGCGCAATTAGAAAAAGAATTAATCTGCGTTGAGTCAGCTGAATTAGGTAAAGCAGTCCGTATTGATGATGCTGCAGGTCGTTATATTGAATATTGTAAAAGTACCTTCCCATCACGTGCAAGTTTGAAGGGGCTGAAAATTGTGCTCGATTGTGCCCATGGTGCAACTTACCATATCGCCCCCAATGTATTTACTGAGCTAGGCGCAGAGATCATTACTATCGGTGTTGAGCCAAATGGTTTGAACATTAATGATGGCTGTGGTGCAACGGCGCCTGAAGCACTCGTTGCACGTGTACTTGCCGAAAAAGCCGATTTAGGTGTGGCTTATGATGGTGATGGTGATCGTCTGATGATGGTGGATCATACTGGTTATGTGATTGATGGTGATGAAGTGCTTTACATTATCGCACGTGATGCACTGCGTAACGGCAAATTAAAAGGCGGTGTGGTTGGAACATTAATGACGAACATGGGCTTAGAGCTAGCACTTAAGTCACTGGGTATTCCGTTTGCACGTAGTGCGGTTGGCGATCGCTATGTGGTCGAAATGATGCTTGAGAAAGGTTGGCGTATAGGTGGTGAAAATTCAGGTCATATTATTTCTCTGGATCACACCACAACAGGTGACGGTATTGTATCAAGCTTATTAGTATTATCTGCACTGGTTAATAGTGGCTTAACGCTGAAAGAATTACGCTCTGGCATAAGTAAATTTCCACAAGTGTTGGTTAATGTTCGCTTTAGTGGTGATTCCGATCCATTATTAGCCGAATCTGTACAACAGGCTGTTAAGGATGTAGAACTGGAACTCGCTGATCGCGGTCGAGTGTTATTGCGTAAATCGGGTACCGAGCCACTTATTCGTGTGATGGTCGAAGGTGAAGATGAAACGCATGTATTAGCACTGGCAAATAAAATTGCTGATGCAGTAAAAGCAATGCTTTAA
- the secG gene encoding preprotein translocase subunit SecG, which yields MYEVVIVIYLIVALAIIGFVLMQQGKGADMGASFGSGGSNTVFGASGSGNFLTRATAVLAIVFFALSLVLGNLSSQSETDVILDAVKPAFTSDVPVSPVRNSDVPQ from the coding sequence ATGTACGAAGTTGTTATTGTTATTTACTTAATTGTTGCACTTGCAATCATCGGATTCGTTCTAATGCAGCAAGGTAAAGGCGCTGACATGGGCGCAAGCTTTGGTTCTGGTGGCTCAAATACAGTGTTTGGTGCTAGCGGTTCAGGTAACTTTCTAACTCGCGCAACTGCTGTGCTTGCGATTGTATTCTTTGCCTTAAGTTTAGTCTTAGGTAACTTATCTTCACAATCGGAAACTGATGTGATTTTAGATGCAGTGAAACCTGCGTTCACAAGTGATGTACCAGTTTCCCCAGTAAGAAACAGCGACGTACCTCAATAA
- the rimP gene encoding ribosome maturation factor RimP has product MASLEQTLTDLLEPTVEMLGFELVGIEFTRAGKHSTLLVYIDHENGVFVDDCSKVSYQISAIMDVEDPISTEYFLEVSSPGMERPLFKVAHYQEHCGSEIKALLRMAVNGRRKIKGVIKSVDGDMITVTIDGKDEVLAHANIQKANIVPKFD; this is encoded by the coding sequence TTGGCGAGTCTAGAACAAACACTAACTGATTTGTTAGAACCAACAGTTGAAATGTTAGGGTTTGAACTTGTTGGTATTGAGTTTACACGAGCTGGTAAACACTCGACATTACTTGTTTATATCGATCATGAAAACGGTGTTTTCGTTGATGATTGCTCGAAAGTAAGTTACCAAATTAGCGCTATTATGGATGTTGAAGATCCAATCAGTACAGAGTACTTCTTAGAAGTGTCTTCACCTGGTATGGAACGTCCATTATTTAAAGTCGCACATTACCAAGAGCACTGTGGTTCTGAAATTAAAGCATTATTACGTATGGCTGTGAATGGTCGTCGTAAAATAAAAGGCGTAATCAAAAGTGTTGACGGTGATATGATCACGGTAACTATTGATGGCAAAGACGAAGTCTTAGCACACGCAAATATTCAAAAAGCAAATATTGTTCCAAAATTTGACTAA
- the nusA gene encoding transcription termination factor NusA, with amino-acid sequence MNKEILLVVDAVSNEKALPREKIFEAMEIALATATKKRYEGEIEVRVEIDRKTGNFETFRRWLVIDDKGEPLENPFSEITLDAAKYDDETIDVGGYIEDTIDSVVFDRVTTQTAKQVIIQKVREAERDLIVQQYAKQEGELITGLVKRANRETVVLDLGNNAEAVMFRDEMIPRESFRTGDRIKGLLKEVKPEARGTQLFISRSCNEMLIELFRLEVPEFNEEMLELKAAARDPGSRAKIAVKSNDKRIDPVGACVGMRGARVQAVSNELNGERVDIILWDDNPAQFVINAMAPAEVASIIVDEDKHSMDIAVEQDNLAQAIGRNGQNVRLASQLTGWELNVMTVAEANEKHQKENDRLITIFTDNLDIDDDMAELLIEEGFSSLEEIAYVPVNEFLQIDGFDADLVDELRSRAKNALTTSALAAEESLESAEPSADLLALEGLEKHLAYVFASIGVITLEELAEQSIDDLSEVEELTDERAGELIMAARNICWFSDSE; translated from the coding sequence ATGAATAAAGAAATTCTGTTAGTTGTTGATGCAGTTTCTAACGAGAAAGCACTACCTCGTGAGAAAATTTTCGAAGCGATGGAAATTGCACTAGCGACAGCCACTAAAAAAAGATATGAAGGCGAAATCGAAGTTCGTGTTGAAATTGATCGTAAAACCGGTAATTTCGAAACGTTTCGTCGCTGGCTTGTAATTGATGACAAAGGTGAACCACTAGAAAATCCTTTCTCAGAAATCACCCTGGATGCTGCTAAATATGATGATGAAACCATCGACGTTGGCGGTTACATTGAAGATACAATTGATTCAGTTGTGTTTGACCGTGTAACAACGCAAACAGCTAAACAAGTAATCATCCAAAAAGTACGTGAAGCAGAACGTGATTTAATCGTTCAGCAATACGCGAAACAAGAAGGTGAGTTAATCACTGGTTTAGTAAAACGTGCTAACCGTGAAACAGTCGTATTAGATCTGGGTAACAATGCTGAAGCAGTAATGTTCCGTGATGAGATGATACCACGTGAATCATTCCGTACTGGCGACCGTATTAAAGGTTTACTGAAAGAAGTAAAACCTGAAGCGCGTGGCACACAGCTATTTATTAGCCGTTCTTGTAACGAAATGCTAATCGAATTATTCCGCCTCGAAGTGCCAGAATTCAACGAAGAGATGCTTGAACTTAAAGCGGCTGCTCGTGATCCAGGTTCTCGTGCTAAAATCGCGGTTAAATCTAACGACAAACGTATCGATCCTGTTGGCGCTTGTGTTGGTATGCGTGGCGCACGTGTACAAGCTGTATCAAATGAACTAAACGGTGAGCGTGTTGATATTATCCTTTGGGATGATAACCCAGCACAGTTTGTTATCAACGCAATGGCACCTGCTGAAGTTGCTTCTATTATTGTTGACGAAGATAAGCACTCAATGGATATTGCTGTTGAACAAGACAATCTAGCACAAGCAATTGGCCGAAATGGTCAAAACGTACGTTTAGCGTCTCAACTGACTGGTTGGGAACTTAATGTAATGACCGTTGCTGAAGCGAATGAAAAACATCAAAAAGAAAATGATCGTCTGATAACAATCTTCACTGATAACTTAGATATCGATGATGATATGGCCGAATTACTGATCGAAGAAGGCTTCTCGTCATTAGAAGAAATCGCTTATGTTCCTGTAAACGAATTCTTACAAATCGACGGTTTTGATGCAGATCTTGTTGATGAATTACGCTCTCGTGCGAAAAATGCATTAACAACCTCTGCACTTGCTGCGGAAGAGTCGCTAGAGAGTGCCGAGCCAAGTGCCGATTTATTAGCACTTGAAGGCTTAGAAAAACACCTTGCTTATGTATTTGCCAGCATCGGAGTGATAACTCTGGAAGAGTTAGCAGAACAAAGCATTGATGATTTAAGTGAAGTTGAAGAGTTAACGGATGAACGTGCTGGTGAATTAATTATGGCTGCACGTAATATTTGTTGGTTCAGTGATAGCGAATAA
- the infB gene encoding translation initiation factor IF-2, whose translation MADVSITKLADDIGTTVDRLVQQFSDAGIAKANDSTVTEGEKQTLLVHLSEQHGSDTAEPSRLTLQRKTKSTLSVASGGGKHKSVAVEVRKKRTYVKCTVAEDEAKLADEKAAAEAAALKSQADAEKKAQADAEAKVKADAEAKTKRDAAEQAKREAKQKNTKSKEANDMAKREAEALKQKQEQEATRKAELEAQQKAEEARKLAEDNSARWAAEEAERETKEKTADYHVTTSSHAQAAEDDADARSEKGERKKKAAAPAEAPAPAPKGKGKARKAKGKGRRPDPRNRRHGKSVNAPEGMQQGFNKPVAKVERDVRIGETVSVSELAQKMAVKATEIIKFMMKQGSMVTINQVLDQETAQLIAEEMGHKVILVKENALEEAVLAEAQGESSAAKVTRAPVVTIMGHVDHGKTSLLDYIRRAKVADSEAGGITQHIGAYHVETENGMITFLDTPGHAAFTSMRARGAKATDIVVLVVAADDGVMPQTVEAIHHAKAAKVPLIIAVNKMDKEGADPDRVKNELAQHDVIPEDWGGENMFVHVSAKAGTGIDELLESILLQADILELKAVSEGPAAGVVIESRLDKGRGPVATVLVQQGYLKPGDIVLCGLEYGRIRAMRDENGQPIDGAGPAIPVEILGLSGVPKAGDEATVVRDEKKAREVALYRQGKFRDIKLARQQKSKLDNMFANMEAGEVSELNIVLKADVQGSLEALCESLVKLSTDEVKVAIIIRGVGGITETDVTLAAASNAIVLGFNVRADAKARDVVNNESVDLRYYSVIYDLIDEVKQAMSGLLAPEFRQEIIGLAEVRDVFKSPKIGSIAGCMVTEGVIKRSAPIRVLRENIVIYEGELESLRRFKDDVQDVRMGMECGIGVKNYNDVRVGDQIEVFETVEVKRTL comes from the coding sequence ATGGCAGATGTATCAATTACAAAACTGGCCGATGACATCGGTACTACTGTTGATCGCCTGGTACAACAATTCTCTGATGCTGGCATAGCAAAAGCGAACGATAGTACGGTAACGGAAGGTGAAAAGCAGACACTACTTGTGCATTTAAGTGAACAGCATGGTAGTGATACGGCTGAACCGAGTCGACTAACATTGCAAAGAAAAACCAAAAGTACGCTCAGCGTAGCAAGTGGTGGCGGTAAGCACAAATCAGTTGCAGTAGAAGTACGCAAAAAACGTACTTACGTTAAATGCACAGTCGCCGAAGATGAAGCGAAATTAGCAGATGAAAAAGCAGCGGCTGAAGCCGCTGCATTAAAGTCTCAAGCAGACGCAGAAAAAAAAGCACAAGCCGATGCCGAAGCAAAAGTAAAAGCGGACGCAGAAGCAAAAACAAAACGTGATGCTGCAGAGCAAGCAAAACGTGAAGCGAAACAGAAAAACACTAAATCAAAAGAGGCAAATGATATGGCGAAGCGCGAAGCGGAAGCGTTGAAGCAGAAGCAAGAGCAGGAAGCCACTCGTAAAGCTGAGCTGGAAGCTCAACAAAAAGCTGAAGAAGCACGTAAATTAGCAGAAGACAACTCAGCGCGTTGGGCTGCAGAAGAAGCGGAACGTGAAACGAAAGAGAAAACGGCAGATTACCATGTAACAACATCATCGCATGCACAAGCTGCTGAAGATGATGCTGATGCACGTTCAGAAAAAGGCGAACGTAAGAAGAAAGCCGCCGCACCTGCAGAAGCGCCAGCACCTGCGCCAAAAGGCAAAGGCAAAGCGCGTAAAGCCAAAGGCAAAGGGCGTAGACCTGATCCCCGTAATCGACGTCATGGTAAATCAGTTAACGCACCTGAAGGCATGCAGCAGGGTTTCAACAAGCCAGTGGCTAAAGTTGAGCGTGATGTACGTATCGGCGAAACGGTCAGTGTTAGTGAATTAGCACAAAAAATGGCGGTTAAAGCGACTGAAATCATCAAGTTTATGATGAAACAGGGTTCTATGGTTACTATTAACCAAGTACTTGACCAAGAAACTGCGCAACTTATTGCTGAAGAAATGGGTCATAAAGTTATCTTAGTTAAAGAAAATGCCCTAGAAGAAGCGGTATTAGCTGAAGCACAAGGTGAAAGTAGCGCTGCTAAAGTGACACGTGCACCTGTAGTAACGATTATGGGTCACGTAGATCACGGTAAAACGTCATTACTTGATTATATTCGTCGTGCAAAAGTTGCCGATAGCGAAGCTGGTGGTATTACTCAGCATATCGGTGCTTACCATGTTGAAACTGAAAATGGCATGATTACGTTCCTTGATACTCCTGGACACGCGGCGTTTACGTCTATGCGTGCTCGTGGTGCTAAAGCGACAGATATCGTGGTATTGGTTGTTGCAGCTGACGATGGTGTTATGCCACAAACAGTTGAAGCTATTCACCATGCGAAAGCCGCGAAGGTTCCACTGATCATTGCAGTGAACAAAATGGATAAAGAAGGTGCTGATCCAGACCGTGTTAAGAATGAATTAGCACAACATGACGTTATTCCAGAAGACTGGGGTGGCGAAAACATGTTTGTACACGTATCTGCGAAAGCGGGCACGGGTATTGATGAGCTACTTGAAAGCATCTTATTGCAAGCTGACATCTTAGAACTTAAAGCGGTTTCTGAAGGTCCTGCTGCGGGTGTGGTAATTGAATCTCGCCTAGATAAAGGCCGCGGTCCTGTTGCGACAGTACTGGTACAGCAAGGTTATTTAAAACCAGGTGATATCGTACTTTGTGGTCTTGAATATGGTCGTATTCGAGCTATGCGTGATGAAAATGGTCAGCCAATCGACGGTGCAGGCCCTGCTATTCCAGTTGAGATCTTAGGTCTTTCTGGTGTACCAAAAGCAGGTGACGAAGCGACGGTAGTTCGTGATGAGAAGAAAGCACGTGAAGTTGCACTTTACCGTCAAGGTAAATTCCGTGATATTAAACTTGCTCGTCAACAAAAATCGAAACTTGACAACATGTTCGCGAACATGGAAGCAGGTGAAGTTTCTGAACTGAATATCGTGCTTAAAGCCGATGTTCAAGGTTCACTGGAAGCACTTTGTGAGTCATTGGTTAAACTTTCAACTGATGAAGTTAAAGTCGCAATCATCATTCGTGGCGTTGGTGGTATTACTGAAACTGATGTGACACTGGCTGCTGCATCGAATGCAATCGTACTTGGTTTCAACGTACGTGCCGATGCTAAAGCGCGTGACGTTGTTAACAACGAAAGTGTTGACCTACGTTACTACAGCGTTATCTATGACTTGATTGATGAAGTTAAGCAAGCGATGAGTGGTCTGCTTGCACCTGAATTCCGTCAAGAAATCATTGGTCTTGCTGAAGTTCGTGATGTATTCAAATCACCTAAAATCGGCTCTATTGCTGGTTGTATGGTTACTGAAGGTGTTATCAAACGTAGCGCTCCAATCCGTGTACTACGTGAAAACATTGTTATCTACGAAGGTGAACTTGAGTCACTACGTCGCTTTAAAGATGACGTACAAGATGTTCGTATGGGTATGGAATGTGGTATCGGCGTTAAGAACTATAACGATGTTCGCGTTGGTGACCAAATTGAAGTATTCGAAACAGTTGAAGTTAAACGTACTCTGTAA
- the rbfA gene encoding 30S ribosome-binding factor RbfA, with the protein MAKEFSRSRRVGQQLQQEVARILQREVKDPRIGMVTVSSIDLSRDLSYAKVYVTFFNIDNDEDRVKEGIAALTAASGYIRSLVGSAMKLRIVPELRFIYDDTLVEGMRLSSLVTEVRAKDKQLQEEYGTKGDDKDTTEGES; encoded by the coding sequence ATGGCAAAAGAATTCAGTCGTTCTCGTCGTGTTGGACAGCAATTACAACAAGAAGTTGCACGTATTTTACAGCGTGAAGTTAAAGACCCACGTATCGGTATGGTAACGGTATCGAGCATTGATCTGTCTCGTGATCTGTCGTACGCAAAAGTGTATGTTACTTTTTTCAATATCGATAACGATGAAGATCGTGTCAAAGAAGGTATCGCCGCATTAACAGCAGCAAGTGGTTATATCCGCTCGTTAGTGGGTAGTGCAATGAAGTTACGGATTGTGCCTGAACTGCGTTTTATCTATGACGACACACTCGTTGAAGGTATGCGTCTGTCAAGCCTCGTCACTGAAGTACGTGCTAAAGACAAACAGTTGCAAGAAGAATATGGTACCAAAGGTGATGACAAAGACACTACTGAAGGAGAGTCTTAG